The following coding sequences lie in one Phycicoccus duodecadis genomic window:
- a CDS encoding SAM-dependent methyltransferase — protein MDLLPWRDAWQHALYGAGGFYRGDGGPARHFITSTHEPLGATFAEGVLALADREGATHVVDVGAGRGELVTALHRLRPGLRLTAVDVVARPPGLPADVAWLVSPGGADLPDALRDLHDVLVVAHEWLDVVPCTVAEVGRDGALRTVLVDPATGTESLSDPLAGPDLAWCAQHWCLEGPAAGTRVEVGLTRDRAWAGLLSRVRSGTALAVDYGHTRATRPATGTLVGYRDGTTVPPVPDGTCDLTAHVAVDSLEQDERTTQREALLGLGLTASTPPLGLARTDPPAYLTGLARASAVTALTARRGLGDFHWVLRRIPDPRTRPGA, from the coding sequence ATGGACCTGCTCCCCTGGCGCGACGCGTGGCAGCACGCGCTCTACGGCGCCGGCGGCTTCTACCGCGGCGACGGCGGCCCGGCGAGACACTTCATCACCTCGACCCACGAACCCCTGGGCGCCACCTTCGCCGAGGGGGTCCTCGCGCTCGCCGACCGCGAGGGTGCCACCCACGTCGTCGACGTCGGGGCCGGCCGGGGCGAGCTGGTCACCGCCCTGCACCGCCTGCGTCCGGGGCTGCGGCTGACCGCGGTCGACGTCGTGGCGCGCCCTCCCGGCCTGCCGGCCGACGTCGCCTGGCTGGTCTCCCCCGGCGGCGCCGACCTCCCCGACGCGCTGCGCGACCTCCACGACGTCCTGGTGGTCGCCCACGAGTGGCTCGACGTGGTGCCCTGCACCGTCGCCGAGGTCGGCCGCGACGGGGCCCTGCGCACCGTGCTCGTCGACCCCGCGACCGGCACGGAGTCGCTGAGCGACCCGCTCGCTGGGCCGGACCTGGCCTGGTGCGCGCAGCACTGGTGCCTCGAGGGGCCGGCGGCTGGGACCCGGGTGGAGGTCGGGCTGACCCGTGACCGCGCCTGGGCCGGCCTGCTGTCCCGCGTCCGCAGCGGCACGGCCCTGGCCGTCGACTACGGCCACACCCGGGCGACCCGTCCCGCCACCGGCACCCTGGTCGGCTACCGCGACGGCACCACCGTCCCGCCCGTCCCCGACGGCACGTGCGACCTCACCGCGCACGTGGCCGTCGACAGCCTCGAGCAGGACGAGCGCACGACCCAGCGCGAGGCGCTGCTCGGTCTCGGCCTCACGGCTTCGACCCCGCCGCTCGGCCTGGCGCGCACCGACCCGCCGGCCTACCTCACGGGTCTGGCCCGGGCCTCGGCCGTCACCGCCCTCACGGCACGGCGAGGCCTGGGGGACTTCCACTGGGTGCTGCGCCGCATCCCCGACCCCCGGACCCGGCCGGGTGCGTGA
- the folE gene encoding GTP cyclohydrolase I FolE — translation MSNPEAAGSFVHPPVDVPRARAAVREFLIAIGEDPDRDGLLETPARVAKAAVELYAGLRQDPAEVLSKTFPIEHEELVIVRDIPMYSTCEHHLLPFHGVAHIGYIPAADGKVTGLSKLGRLVEVFARRPQVQEQITTQVADALVTHLGAQGVIVVVEAEHLCMSMRGVQKPGSRTITSAVRGQLRDPATRAEAMSLLLGGKR, via the coding sequence GTGTCGAACCCTGAGGCGGCCGGTTCCTTCGTCCACCCGCCGGTCGACGTCCCACGGGCGCGGGCAGCGGTGCGCGAGTTCCTGATCGCGATCGGTGAGGACCCCGACCGCGACGGTCTGCTCGAGACCCCGGCCCGGGTCGCCAAGGCCGCCGTCGAGCTCTACGCCGGCCTGCGTCAGGACCCCGCCGAGGTGCTGTCGAAGACCTTCCCGATCGAGCACGAGGAGCTCGTGATCGTGCGGGACATCCCGATGTACTCGACGTGCGAGCACCACCTGCTGCCGTTCCACGGGGTGGCGCACATCGGCTACATCCCGGCCGCCGACGGCAAGGTCACCGGCCTCAGCAAGCTGGGTCGCCTGGTCGAGGTGTTCGCGCGGCGCCCCCAGGTGCAGGAGCAGATCACCACGCAGGTGGCCGACGCGCTCGTCACCCACCTCGGTGCCCAGGGCGTCATCGTGGTCGTCGAGGCCGAGCACCTGTGCATGTCGATGCGCGGTGTGCAGAAGCCCGGCTCGCGCACCATCACCTCGGCCGTGCGCGGCCAGCTGCGCGACCCGGCGACGCGGGCGGAGGCGATGTCGCTCCTGCTCGGCGGGAAGCGATGA
- a CDS encoding NADH-quinone oxidoreductase subunit D, producing the protein MVLNIGPQHPATHGVLRLKVVLDGERILSAEPVVGYMHRGAEKLFEVRDYRQITVLANRHDWLSAFSSELGVVLGVEAMLGMEVPERAVWLRTLLAEMNRVLSHLMFLGSYPLELGAITPIFYAFREREELQAVMEEASGGRMHYMFNRVGGLKEDVPAGWLGRVAQALASVRRRLPDLESMLVGNEILLARTRGVGVLDAATVLDYGVSGPIARASGVDLDLRRDDPYLAYGELFAPGGPGRVVTRPEGDCLARLDVLLEQVHVSLDLADACLDRLHGLPAGPVNQRLPKVLKVPEGERYTATENPLGLNGYYLVSRGEKTPWRLKLRSASFGNVQVLSEVLPGCVVADMVAVLGSMFFVVGDVDK; encoded by the coding sequence ATGGTCCTCAACATCGGGCCGCAGCACCCGGCCACCCACGGCGTGCTGCGGCTCAAGGTCGTGCTCGACGGCGAGCGCATCCTGAGCGCCGAGCCCGTCGTCGGGTACATGCATCGGGGCGCCGAGAAGCTCTTCGAGGTGCGCGACTACCGGCAGATCACCGTGCTGGCCAACCGCCACGACTGGCTCTCGGCGTTCTCCTCCGAGCTGGGGGTCGTCCTGGGCGTCGAGGCGATGCTCGGGATGGAGGTCCCCGAGCGCGCCGTGTGGCTCCGGACCCTGCTGGCCGAGATGAACCGCGTTCTCTCGCACCTGATGTTCCTCGGCTCCTACCCACTCGAACTGGGCGCCATCACCCCGATCTTCTACGCCTTCCGCGAGCGCGAGGAGCTCCAAGCGGTGATGGAGGAGGCCTCCGGCGGCCGGATGCACTACATGTTCAACCGCGTCGGCGGCCTCAAGGAGGACGTGCCCGCCGGCTGGCTCGGGCGCGTCGCCCAGGCCCTGGCGTCGGTGCGCCGGCGCCTGCCCGACCTCGAGTCGATGCTCGTCGGCAACGAGATCCTGCTCGCCCGCACCCGCGGGGTCGGCGTCCTCGACGCCGCCACGGTGCTCGACTACGGCGTCTCGGGCCCCATCGCCCGCGCGAGCGGGGTCGACCTCGACCTGCGCCGCGACGACCCCTACCTCGCCTACGGCGAGCTCTTCGCGCCGGGCGGGCCCGGCCGGGTCGTCACCCGACCCGAGGGCGACTGCCTGGCGCGCCTCGACGTGCTGCTCGAGCAGGTGCACGTCAGCCTCGATCTGGCCGACGCCTGCCTGGACCGCCTGCACGGGCTGCCCGCCGGGCCGGTGAACCAGCGCCTCCCCAAAGTCCTCAAGGTCCCCGAGGGCGAGCGCTACACCGCCACCGAGAACCCGTTGGGGCTCAACGGGTACTACCTCGTCTCGCGCGGTGAGAAGACGCCGTGGCGGCTCAAGCTGCGCTCGGCCTCGTTCGGCAACGTGCAAGTGCTGAGCGAGGTGCTCCCCGGCTGCGTGGTGGCCGACATGGTGGCCGTGCTCGGCTCGATGTTCTTCGTCGTGGGCGACGTCGACAAGTAG
- the ftsH gene encoding ATP-dependent zinc metalloprotease FtsH — protein MDFKRILKAPVFWVLAALVLLLVVFTTGGDGGYTTITTSQAEKLITEKKVDSAVMSTDNVLTLDLKKGQSFSDPAKNVKDATKVRAEYVDARAEGLVTELKTNLPDGYDDKVQGDSTFWTIFISFFPVLLLVGLFWWLMSQAQGGGSRVMQFGKSRAKLATKDTPKVTFADVAGADEAVEELQEIVEFLREPAKFLAVGAKIPKGVLLYGQPGTGKTLLARAVAGEAGVPFYSISGSDFVEMFVGVGASRVRDLFEQAKSNAPAIVFVDEIDAVGRHRGAGMGGGHDEREQTLNQLLVEMDGFDVKTNVILIAATNRPDILDPALLRPGRFDRQISVENPDMIGRHKILQVHAQGKPMASHVDLLAVARRTPGFTGADLANVLNEAALLTARTDKKLIDDEVLDEAIDRVIAGPQKRTRIMSAKERKITAYHEGGHALVAAGMNHTDPVTKVTILPRGRALGYTMVMPLDDKYSTTRNEILDQLAYALGGRVAEEIIFHDPTTGAANDIEKATAMARKMVTEYGMSERVGAIKLGQSQGEPFLGRDMGHQRDYSEQVAAVVDEEVRKLVDTAHDEAWHVVNDNRDLLDRLVLELLDKETLNAAELAELFKDIHKRPVRPTWLSSEHRTLSNIPPVLTPAEAAAMNGRNGSGAPQGATVTPGDPQTQAAIDAQAAVGAKTTPDEHPATEVIEVPEGGRVEP, from the coding sequence ATGGACTTCAAACGCATTCTCAAGGCCCCGGTGTTCTGGGTCCTCGCCGCGCTCGTGCTGCTGCTGGTCGTCTTCACCACCGGTGGCGACGGCGGCTACACCACGATCACGACCTCCCAGGCCGAGAAGCTCATCACCGAGAAGAAGGTCGACTCGGCGGTCATGTCCACCGACAACGTCCTGACCCTCGACCTCAAGAAGGGCCAGAGCTTCTCCGACCCTGCCAAGAACGTCAAGGACGCCACCAAGGTCCGCGCCGAGTACGTCGACGCCCGCGCCGAGGGCCTGGTCACCGAGCTCAAGACCAACCTGCCCGACGGCTACGACGACAAGGTCCAGGGCGACAGCACGTTCTGGACCATCTTCATCAGCTTCTTCCCCGTGCTGCTGCTGGTCGGTCTCTTCTGGTGGCTGATGAGCCAGGCCCAGGGCGGGGGCTCGCGCGTCATGCAGTTCGGCAAGTCGCGCGCCAAGCTCGCCACCAAGGACACCCCGAAGGTCACCTTCGCCGACGTCGCCGGGGCCGACGAGGCCGTCGAGGAGCTCCAGGAGATCGTCGAGTTCCTCCGCGAGCCGGCCAAGTTCCTCGCCGTCGGGGCCAAGATCCCCAAGGGCGTGCTGCTCTACGGCCAGCCCGGTACCGGCAAGACCCTGCTCGCGCGGGCCGTCGCCGGTGAGGCCGGGGTGCCGTTCTACTCCATCTCCGGCTCTGACTTCGTCGAGATGTTCGTCGGTGTCGGCGCCTCCCGCGTGCGCGACCTGTTCGAGCAGGCCAAGTCCAACGCCCCCGCCATCGTCTTCGTCGACGAGATCGACGCCGTCGGCCGCCACCGCGGCGCCGGCATGGGCGGCGGGCACGACGAGCGCGAGCAGACGCTGAACCAGCTGCTCGTCGAGATGGACGGCTTCGACGTCAAGACCAACGTCATCCTCATCGCCGCCACGAACCGCCCCGACATCCTCGACCCCGCGCTGCTGCGCCCGGGCCGTTTCGACCGGCAGATCAGCGTCGAGAATCCCGACATGATCGGGCGGCACAAGATCCTTCAGGTGCACGCGCAGGGCAAGCCGATGGCCTCGCACGTCGACCTGCTGGCCGTCGCCCGGCGCACCCCCGGCTTCACCGGCGCCGACCTGGCCAACGTCCTCAACGAGGCCGCGCTGCTCACGGCACGCACCGACAAGAAGCTCATCGACGACGAGGTCCTCGACGAGGCCATCGACCGTGTGATCGCCGGCCCGCAGAAGCGGACCCGCATCATGTCGGCCAAGGAGCGCAAGATCACGGCCTACCACGAGGGCGGCCACGCCCTGGTGGCGGCGGGGATGAACCACACCGACCCCGTCACCAAGGTCACGATCCTGCCGCGCGGTCGCGCCCTCGGCTACACGATGGTGATGCCGCTCGACGACAAGTACTCGACGACGCGCAACGAGATCCTCGACCAGCTGGCGTACGCCCTGGGCGGTCGCGTCGCCGAGGAGATCATCTTCCACGACCCCACCACCGGTGCCGCGAACGACATCGAGAAGGCCACCGCCATGGCCCGCAAGATGGTCACCGAGTACGGGATGAGCGAGCGCGTCGGCGCCATCAAGCTCGGCCAGAGCCAGGGCGAGCCCTTCCTGGGCCGCGACATGGGCCACCAGCGCGACTACTCCGAGCAGGTCGCGGCCGTCGTCGACGAGGAGGTCCGCAAGCTCGTCGACACCGCGCACGACGAGGCGTGGCACGTGGTCAACGACAACCGCGACCTCCTCGACCGCCTCGTCCTCGAGCTGCTCGACAAGGAGACGCTCAACGCCGCCGAGCTCGCCGAGCTGTTCAAGGACATCCACAAGCGCCCGGTGCGGCCCACCTGGCTGTCGAGCGAGCACCGCACCCTCTCGAACATCCCGCCGGTCCTGACCCCGGCCGAGGCCGCTGCCATGAACGGCCGCAACGGGTCCGGGGCGCCCCAGGGCGCCACCGTCACCCCGGGCGACCCGCAGACCCAGGCCGCCATCGACGCGCAGGCCGCCGTCGGCGCGAAGACCACCCCGGACGAGCACCCCGCGACCGAGGTCATCGAGGTCCCCGAGGGTGGTCGTGTCGAACCCTGA
- a CDS encoding zinc-dependent metalloprotease, with protein sequence MAYVDWEFAKTTGRALVPAGPVVSPAEAKAEVAAIRAAARAARGPVAETARMHTPADAPEALVVDRATWIAVNVDSMSALLDPAVDAIVERRGAPGPAAQAVGGKVTGAESGALLAFMASKVLGQYDLAPDGTPSLLLVAPNLMATARELSVDPADFRTWVCMHEETHRVQFTANPWLREHVIAQARRLAVDLAPDQERVHEITSRIAERLPELFSEGSTGIAELFTTPEQRDLLARLTAVMSLLEGHADVVMDDVGPAHIPSVADIRRKFTTRRKGAGSADRLLRRLLGLEAKMRQYRDGAVFVRAVQEQVGVDGFNAVWTSPETLPRPQEIADPQAWVRRVHA encoded by the coding sequence GTGGCATACGTCGACTGGGAGTTCGCGAAGACGACGGGCCGAGCGCTCGTCCCGGCCGGGCCGGTGGTCTCGCCAGCCGAGGCGAAGGCCGAGGTCGCCGCCATCCGCGCCGCCGCGCGGGCCGCCCGGGGGCCGGTCGCCGAGACCGCCCGGATGCACACCCCGGCCGACGCCCCCGAGGCCCTGGTCGTCGACCGCGCCACCTGGATCGCCGTCAACGTCGACTCGATGTCGGCCCTGCTCGACCCCGCGGTCGACGCCATCGTCGAGCGCCGGGGCGCGCCCGGGCCCGCCGCCCAGGCCGTGGGCGGAAAGGTCACCGGGGCCGAGTCCGGGGCGCTCCTGGCGTTCATGGCCAGCAAGGTGCTCGGCCAGTACGACCTCGCGCCCGACGGCACCCCCAGCCTGCTGCTCGTCGCACCCAACCTGATGGCGACCGCGCGCGAGCTGTCGGTCGACCCCGCCGACTTCCGCACCTGGGTCTGCATGCACGAGGAGACCCACCGCGTGCAGTTCACCGCGAACCCGTGGCTGCGCGAGCACGTCATCGCCCAGGCCCGCCGTCTCGCGGTCGACCTCGCGCCCGACCAGGAACGGGTCCACGAGATCACCTCGCGCATCGCCGAGCGGCTGCCCGAGCTCTTCTCGGAGGGCAGCACCGGTATCGCCGAGCTCTTCACCACGCCCGAGCAGCGCGACCTGCTGGCGCGCCTCACCGCCGTCATGTCGCTGCTCGAGGGGCACGCCGACGTCGTGATGGACGACGTGGGGCCCGCGCACATCCCGTCCGTGGCCGACATCCGTCGCAAGTTCACGACGCGCCGCAAGGGTGCGGGCTCCGCCGACCGGCTGCTGCGCCGCCTGCTGGGCCTCGAGGCCAAGATGCGCCAGTACCGCGACGGCGCGGTGTTCGTGCGGGCCGTGCAGGAGCAGGTCGGCGTCGACGGCTTCAACGCCGTGTGGACCTCCCCCGAGACCCTGCCCCGGCCGCAGGAGATCGCCGACCCCCAGGCCTGGGTCCGCCGCGTCCACGCCTGA
- the hpt gene encoding hypoxanthine phosphoribosyltransferase: MDAAHMGADLERVLLTEEQIHARLEELAGYITERYEGQDLLLVGVLKGAVMVMADLMRALPNSVPVDWMAVSSYGSGTKSSGVVRILKDLDGDITGRHVLIVEDIIDSGLTLSWIKSNLESRSPASVEICTLLRKPDAAKVEVDVAWVGFDIPNEFVVGYGLDYAEAYRGLRVVGTLAKHVYS, translated from the coding sequence GTGGACGCCGCCCACATGGGAGCAGATCTCGAACGAGTCCTTCTCACCGAGGAGCAGATCCACGCCCGGCTCGAGGAGCTCGCGGGCTACATCACCGAGCGCTACGAGGGCCAGGACCTGCTGCTGGTGGGCGTGCTCAAGGGCGCCGTCATGGTGATGGCCGACCTGATGCGCGCGCTGCCGAACAGCGTCCCGGTCGACTGGATGGCGGTGTCGTCGTACGGCTCGGGCACCAAGTCCAGCGGCGTCGTGCGCATCCTCAAGGACCTCGACGGCGACATCACCGGTCGCCACGTCCTGATCGTCGAGGACATCATCGACTCGGGCCTGACGCTGTCCTGGATCAAGTCCAACCTCGAGTCGCGCAGCCCCGCCTCGGTCGAGATCTGCACCCTGCTGCGCAAGCCCGACGCGGCCAAGGTCGAGGTCGACGTGGCGTGGGTGGGCTTCGACATCCCCAACGAGTTCGTCGTCGGCTACGGCCTCGACTACGCCGAGGCCTACCGGGGGCTGCGCGTCGTGGGCACCCTCGCCAAGCACGTCTACAGCTGA
- a CDS encoding DUF3180 domain-containing protein, with protein sequence MSRHGVRIQTLLLVAAVTLVLGYGMSLVVTRDGSLLQRPVWPALALLVVMGGLVLWIARPVRRHLRSGHRTSVEALRAARALVLSQAAALTGAAATGWYLGQLGVLLGDLSLVANQERLLSFGLALVASLVLTVCGMLAQSWCRIDDRDDDDRPLDDRLGDP encoded by the coding sequence GTGAGCCGTCACGGCGTCCGCATCCAGACCCTGCTGCTCGTGGCGGCGGTGACGCTCGTCCTGGGCTACGGCATGAGCCTGGTCGTCACCCGCGACGGCTCGCTGCTCCAGCGGCCTGTCTGGCCCGCCCTGGCGCTGCTCGTGGTGATGGGCGGCCTGGTGCTGTGGATCGCGCGGCCGGTACGTCGCCACCTGCGCAGCGGGCACCGCACCTCGGTCGAGGCGCTGCGTGCGGCCCGGGCGCTGGTGCTCTCGCAGGCCGCGGCGCTCACCGGGGCCGCGGCCACCGGCTGGTACCTCGGCCAGCTCGGCGTGCTGCTGGGCGACCTGTCGCTGGTCGCCAACCAGGAGCGGCTGCTGTCGTTCGGGCTCGCCCTCGTGGCGTCGCTGGTCCTCACGGTGTGCGGGATGCTCGCGCAGTCGTGGTGCCGGATCGACGACCGCGACGACGACGACCGCCCTCTCGACGACCGGCTGGGCGACCCCTGA
- the tilS gene encoding tRNA lysidine(34) synthetase TilS, with protein sequence MTRAWGTPHPAVAAVRSAVRAALAECDGGDLVLVACSGGADSLALADAARHEAGAAGVRVGAVVVDHGLQDGSRALAERTGRRLGDLGLDPVSVVSCWSMALGGGSGGLEAAARAARYRELDAAADRHGARLVLLGHTRDDQAEQVLLGLARGSGARSLAGMPPARGRYRRPLLGVTREQTRAACTAEGLSWWDDPMNEDPAFARVRARRALAGLEADLGPGLAAALARSADQLREDADHLDALADAAVAALGPGPWPAQALAALPRPLRTRAWRRLLVAAGAPAGQVSSRHTDACDRLLTHWHGQGAVHAPGGLRVTRSDGRVSMAPAHRVD encoded by the coding sequence ATGACCCGCGCGTGGGGGACGCCGCACCCCGCCGTCGCCGCGGTGCGCTCGGCGGTGCGTGCGGCCCTGGCCGAGTGCGACGGCGGCGACCTGGTGCTGGTCGCGTGCAGCGGGGGAGCGGACTCGCTGGCGCTGGCCGATGCCGCCCGCCACGAGGCCGGGGCGGCCGGCGTCCGGGTGGGCGCCGTCGTCGTCGACCACGGGCTGCAGGACGGGTCGCGCGCGCTCGCCGAGCGGACGGGGCGGCGGCTGGGCGACCTCGGGCTCGACCCCGTGTCCGTCGTGTCCTGCTGGTCGATGGCGCTCGGAGGCGGCTCCGGCGGCCTCGAGGCGGCCGCCCGCGCCGCCCGCTACCGCGAGCTCGACGCCGCCGCCGACCGCCACGGGGCCCGGCTGGTGCTCCTCGGCCACACCCGCGACGACCAGGCCGAGCAGGTGCTGCTGGGGCTGGCCCGGGGGAGCGGCGCCCGCAGCCTGGCCGGGATGCCGCCCGCCCGCGGCCGCTACCGGCGCCCGCTGCTCGGGGTCACCCGCGAGCAGACCCGGGCCGCCTGCACCGCCGAGGGCCTGAGCTGGTGGGACGACCCGATGAACGAGGACCCGGCCTTCGCCCGGGTCCGCGCCCGCCGGGCCCTGGCCGGCCTCGAGGCCGACCTGGGCCCCGGGCTGGCCGCCGCGCTCGCCCGCAGCGCCGACCAGCTGCGCGAGGACGCCGACCACCTCGACGCGCTCGCCGACGCCGCCGTGGCCGCCCTGGGCCCCGGCCCGTGGCCGGCGCAGGCCCTGGCCGCGCTGCCCCGGCCCCTGCGCACCCGGGCCTGGCGCCGTCTCCTGGTGGCCGCCGGCGCGCCCGCGGGCCAGGTCTCCAGCCGGCACACCGACGCCTGCGACCGGCTCCTGACCCACTGGCACGGTCAGGGCGCCGTGCACGCCCCCGGGGGCCTGCGCGTCACGAGATCCGACGGGCGGGTGTCCATGGCCCCCGCCCATCGGGTTGACTAG
- the folP gene encoding dihydropteroate synthase encodes MTRAVGLPTGRAGRPVVMGVVNVTPDSFSDGGAWFHPSDALEHGRALLAQGADVLDVGGESTRPGAERPSEAEELRRVLPVVEALAALGPVSVDTMRSAVAAAALDAGATLVNDVSGGLADPEMVPLVAEREVPLVVMHWRGHSTSMQSRAVYDDVVADVRRELAERVEAIEAAGVPRSRLVLDPGFGFAKTAAHNWEVLRRLGELVDLGLPVLVGTSRKGFLGRVGRAAGAERAPLERDVATAVTTAYAAGCGAWGVRVHDVVAAMDALDVADALMADGARE; translated from the coding sequence ATGACCCGAGCCGTCGGGCTCCCCACCGGGCGGGCCGGCCGGCCCGTCGTGATGGGCGTCGTCAACGTCACCCCCGACTCCTTCAGTGACGGCGGGGCGTGGTTCCATCCCTCCGACGCTCTCGAGCACGGGCGGGCGCTGCTGGCGCAGGGCGCCGACGTGCTCGACGTCGGCGGCGAGTCGACCCGGCCGGGGGCCGAGCGGCCCAGTGAGGCCGAGGAGCTGCGGCGGGTGCTGCCGGTCGTCGAGGCCCTGGCCGCGCTCGGCCCGGTGTCGGTCGACACCATGCGCTCGGCGGTCGCGGCGGCCGCCCTGGACGCCGGTGCCACCCTCGTCAACGACGTCTCCGGGGGGCTGGCCGACCCCGAGATGGTGCCGCTGGTCGCGGAGCGCGAAGTGCCGCTGGTCGTCATGCACTGGCGCGGGCACAGCACCTCGATGCAGTCGCGCGCCGTGTACGACGACGTCGTGGCCGACGTGCGCCGCGAGCTGGCCGAGCGGGTCGAGGCCATCGAGGCGGCCGGTGTGCCGCGCTCACGGCTGGTCCTCGACCCCGGCTTCGGCTTCGCCAAGACCGCCGCGCACAACTGGGAGGTCCTGCGCCGCCTCGGCGAGCTGGTCGACCTCGGGCTGCCGGTGCTGGTGGGTACCTCCCGCAAGGGCTTCCTCGGCCGGGTGGGGCGGGCGGCCGGCGCCGAGCGGGCGCCGCTCGAGCGGGACGTGGCCACCGCGGTCACCACCGCCTACGCCGCCGGCTGCGGGGCGTGGGGCGTCCGGGTGCACGACGTGGTGGCGGCCATGGACGCCCTCGACGTCGCCGACGCGCTGATGGCCGACGGGGCGCGCGAGTGA
- a CDS encoding Rossmann-like and DUF2520 domain-containing protein — protein sequence MEHPARLTVGVVGAGRVGAVLGASLARAGHRVTGVYAVSEASRERAASLLPGVPVVDVATVVAGAELVLLAVPDDALADLVAGLSATGAWQAGQLVVHTSGRFGTAVLDPVRAHHAFGLALHPAMTFTGTAMDLDRLVECVFGVTTDPELAPVAEALVLEMGGTPQAVAEEERVAYHAALSHGANHLVTLTAEAMELLTRAGVSEPRRVLAPLLHAALDNALRMGDAALTGPVSRGDVGTVSDHLRELDRLAPEIRRTYVALARATALRALDAGRLRPAAAEPLLDVLSDQER from the coding sequence ATCGAGCACCCCGCGCGCCTCACCGTCGGGGTCGTCGGTGCGGGCCGCGTCGGCGCGGTCCTCGGGGCCTCCCTGGCGCGGGCCGGTCATCGGGTCACCGGCGTGTACGCCGTGTCGGAGGCCAGCCGCGAGCGGGCCGCGTCGCTGCTGCCGGGTGTCCCCGTCGTCGACGTCGCCACCGTCGTGGCCGGCGCCGAGCTGGTGCTGCTGGCCGTCCCCGACGACGCGCTCGCCGACCTGGTCGCGGGGCTCTCGGCCACCGGCGCCTGGCAGGCCGGGCAGCTCGTGGTGCACACCAGCGGCCGCTTCGGCACCGCGGTGCTCGACCCGGTGCGCGCCCACCACGCCTTCGGCCTGGCGCTGCATCCGGCCATGACCTTCACCGGCACCGCGATGGACCTCGACCGGCTCGTCGAGTGCGTCTTCGGGGTGACCACCGACCCCGAGCTCGCGCCGGTGGCCGAGGCGCTGGTCCTCGAGATGGGCGGGACGCCGCAGGCCGTGGCCGAGGAGGAGCGGGTGGCCTACCACGCGGCGCTGTCGCACGGCGCGAACCACCTGGTCACCCTGACGGCCGAGGCGATGGAGCTGCTGACCCGGGCCGGGGTGTCCGAGCCGCGCCGCGTCCTGGCCCCATTGCTGCACGCCGCGCTCGACAACGCGCTGCGGATGGGTGACGCCGCCCTCACCGGCCCGGTCTCGCGCGGCGACGTGGGTACCGTGAGTGACCACCTGCGCGAGCTCGACCGGCTCGCGCCCGAGATCCGGAGGACCTACGTGGCGCTCGCCCGGGCCACCGCGTTGCGGGCGCTCGACGCCGGCCGGCTCCGCCCGGCGGCCGCCGAGCCCCTCCTCGACGTCCTCTCCGACCAGGAGCGCTGA
- the folK gene encoding 2-amino-4-hydroxy-6-hydroxymethyldihydropteridine diphosphokinase: MSAAGTARDRIVLRGVRGRGFHGVFEHEKRDGQDFVVDVELAVDLTAPGRSDDLADTVNYGEIGAAALARIEGPPFDLIEALAEAVAHDALAHAAVDEVTVTVHKPQAPVGVPFDDVEVRVTRRREPVPVVVAVGANLPWAGSSPAETAASAVEALAHHPAVQVVARSAFVESDPVGGPEQPVYVNGVVLARTALSPASLLRALHGVEAAFDRTREVRWGARTLDLDLVQYGDPAAGADVVSDRPWLTLPHPRAAERAFVLVPWLDVDPAAVLRVGTDVVAVADLVAALDTSGVRPAPSAAAPDPEDLA; the protein is encoded by the coding sequence GTGAGCGCCGCCGGGACGGCCCGCGACCGGATCGTGCTGCGCGGGGTGCGCGGGCGCGGCTTCCACGGCGTCTTCGAGCACGAGAAGCGCGACGGCCAGGACTTCGTGGTCGACGTCGAGCTGGCCGTCGACCTGACCGCCCCGGGCCGCAGCGACGACCTCGCCGACACCGTCAACTACGGCGAGATCGGGGCGGCGGCGCTGGCACGCATCGAGGGCCCGCCCTTCGACCTCATCGAGGCCCTGGCGGAGGCCGTGGCGCACGACGCGCTGGCGCACGCGGCCGTCGACGAGGTGACCGTCACGGTGCACAAGCCGCAGGCGCCGGTGGGGGTGCCGTTCGACGACGTCGAGGTGCGGGTCACCCGCCGGCGCGAGCCGGTACCGGTGGTGGTGGCGGTGGGGGCCAACCTCCCCTGGGCGGGCAGCAGCCCGGCCGAGACCGCGGCCTCGGCCGTCGAAGCGCTGGCGCACCATCCGGCCGTGCAGGTCGTGGCGCGCTCGGCCTTCGTCGAGTCCGACCCCGTCGGTGGCCCCGAGCAGCCCGTCTACGTGAACGGGGTGGTGCTGGCGCGCACGGCGCTGTCGCCGGCGTCGCTGCTGCGCGCCCTGCACGGGGTCGAGGCCGCCTTCGACCGGACCCGCGAGGTGCGCTGGGGCGCGCGCACCCTCGACCTCGACCTCGTGCAGTACGGCGACCCCGCCGCAGGCGCCGACGTCGTCTCCGACCGGCCGTGGCTGACGCTGCCGCACCCGCGCGCGGCCGAACGCGCCTTCGTGCTGGTGCCGTGGCTCGACGTCGACCCCGCGGCCGTGCTGCGCGTGGGTACGGACGTCGTGGCGGTCGCCGACCTCGTGGCAGCCCTCGACACCAGCGGCGTGCGCCCCGCCCCGTCCGCTGCCGCCCCCGACCCGGAGGACCTCGCGTGA